In a genomic window of Roseiflexus castenholzii DSM 13941:
- the hepT gene encoding type VII toxin-antitoxin system HepT family RNase toxin: MVRPDVIRKRLEKLDEYLAILRQLQRYSCDEFVANPERYGSAKRFLQLAIDSLNDVGNHVVAEAGLGTVDWYSDIPHRLREAGLIDSSQEETWIRMIGLRNILVHDYLKIDRTIVFRVLQENLGDLEGFKQVFAQFL, translated from the coding sequence ATGGTCAGGCCCGACGTGATCCGCAAGAGACTAGAGAAGCTTGATGAGTATCTGGCTATCCTCCGCCAGTTGCAACGATATTCGTGTGATGAATTTGTCGCCAACCCCGAACGGTACGGGAGTGCAAAGCGTTTTCTTCAACTGGCGATTGATTCGCTCAATGATGTGGGGAATCACGTCGTTGCAGAGGCAGGTTTGGGAACTGTCGATTGGTATAGCGACATCCCTCATCGATTGCGTGAGGCGGGTTTGATCGACTCATCCCAAGAAGAAACCTGGATCAGAATGATTGGGTTACGCAATATCCTTGTGCATGACTATCTGAAGATCGACCGAACTATTGTTTTCCGTGTTCTGCAAGAAAATCTCGGTGATCTGGAAGGGTTCAAGCAGGTCTTTGCGCAATTTCTGTGA
- the mntA gene encoding type VII toxin-antitoxin system MntA family adenylyltransferase antitoxin, with product MFLNLERLPDIFKKYPDIHAVYLFGSAVTGRLHAESDLDLAIVPRPGAGELPRLDILTDLARAGFCRVDLVILDTNDIVLKHEVVRHNQVIYQTEDFDRGAYFSRIARQFLDFRPYLDVQRRAYKQRIVHGQARRDPQETREA from the coding sequence ATGTTCCTCAACCTGGAACGGTTGCCTGACATCTTCAAGAAATACCCGGACATCCATGCGGTCTACCTGTTCGGGTCGGCAGTTACAGGCAGGTTGCACGCCGAGAGCGACCTCGATCTGGCGATTGTGCCGCGACCGGGCGCCGGTGAACTGCCCCGACTCGACATCCTGACCGATCTGGCGCGCGCCGGGTTCTGCCGCGTCGATCTGGTCATCCTCGATACGAACGATATCGTGCTGAAACATGAGGTTGTGCGTCATAACCAGGTCATCTATCAGACGGAAGACTTTGACCGGGGAGCCTATTTTTCCAGAATAGCGCGCCAGTTTCTGGACTTTCGACCGTACCTGGATGTCCAGCGCCGGGCATATAAACAGAGGATTGTGCATGGTCAGGCCCGACGTGATCCGCAAGAGACTAGAGAAGCTTGA
- the asnB gene encoding asparagine synthase (glutamine-hydrolyzing) yields the protein MCGIYGIWHRDGQPVDLMALRTATSRLRHRGPDDEGYLLANPALGACTPYAGAETDRRLGLPPLDHAGGKQDSLAFGFRRLAILDLSPAGHQPMASADERFWIVFNGEIYNYIELREELQRLGRRFRSGSDTEVILAAYAQWGAACLDRLNGMWAFAIWDRERRTLFLARDRFGIKPLYYAATGQTFAFASEIKALVGPHALPFEPEPLAVYQFLADGRLPSPQRGATFFVGVRALPPGHCLRIEADSAITPQRYYDVALPDNHHQPPSMNDIIDAYRDLFIDSVRLELRSDVAVGTCLSGGVDSSSIVCAVNRLMRQDGLSAAQIGERQKTFSAVYESDGRYNERRHIERVLRSTAADGHFVIPTVERLNADLERLAWHQDEPFQSTSIFAQWCVMGLARERGVTVLLDGQGADELLAGYRPYARYLGDLLRHGRGTTFAREMLLISARSGQSVLPLLRNALIFTLPAPAIELAYAGRQMLRAPSPVVRADFAAACRRAALADIPSWCEQTSLDRHLRDAIMESSLPHLLRYEDRNSMAFSIESRVPFLDHRLVEFVFQQAPHLRIRHGWTKWVHRQAMDGLLPDAIAWRSDKVGFETPEVAWQRDLLAARPDLFADGAACGVYLDLPAVRRAVEEWCARGGDTRRVWRWISLEIWLRVWGR from the coding sequence ATGTGCGGCATCTATGGCATCTGGCATCGTGATGGTCAACCGGTCGATCTGATGGCGCTGCGCACGGCAACGAGCCGCCTGCGCCATCGTGGACCGGACGATGAGGGGTATCTGCTGGCGAACCCTGCGCTGGGCGCGTGTACGCCTTATGCTGGCGCAGAGACCGACCGGCGGTTGGGCTTGCCGCCGCTTGATCACGCAGGCGGTAAACAGGACAGCCTGGCGTTCGGATTTCGCCGCCTGGCAATCCTCGACCTGTCGCCCGCCGGACATCAACCGATGGCGAGCGCCGACGAACGCTTCTGGATCGTGTTCAACGGCGAGATCTACAACTACATCGAACTGCGCGAGGAATTGCAGCGCCTCGGGCGCCGCTTCCGCAGTGGGAGCGATACTGAGGTCATTCTTGCGGCATATGCGCAATGGGGCGCGGCTTGTCTGGATCGACTGAACGGCATGTGGGCATTTGCGATCTGGGATCGTGAGCGGCGCACATTGTTCCTGGCGCGTGATCGCTTCGGCATCAAGCCGCTCTACTACGCTGCAACCGGGCAAACCTTCGCCTTCGCCTCGGAAATCAAAGCGCTGGTCGGTCCCCATGCGCTGCCGTTCGAGCCAGAACCGCTTGCGGTCTATCAATTTCTCGCGGATGGGCGCTTGCCAAGCCCGCAGCGTGGCGCGACCTTCTTCGTCGGCGTGCGCGCACTGCCGCCGGGTCACTGCTTGCGCATCGAGGCGGATTCCGCCATTACGCCGCAACGCTACTACGACGTAGCGCTGCCGGACAATCATCATCAACCACCTTCAATGAACGACATCATTGATGCATACCGCGATCTCTTCATCGACTCTGTGCGACTCGAACTACGCTCGGATGTCGCTGTCGGCACCTGTCTGAGTGGCGGAGTCGACTCATCGTCGATTGTTTGTGCAGTAAATCGTCTCATGCGGCAGGATGGTCTTTCGGCAGCGCAGATCGGCGAGCGCCAGAAAACGTTCAGCGCAGTGTACGAGAGCGACGGGCGCTACAACGAACGACGGCACATCGAACGGGTGCTGCGCTCCACCGCCGCCGATGGTCACTTTGTGATCCCGACAGTCGAGCGCCTGAATGCTGATCTTGAGCGACTGGCATGGCACCAGGACGAGCCGTTCCAGTCGACCAGCATTTTTGCGCAATGGTGTGTGATGGGGCTAGCGCGCGAACGCGGTGTGACGGTGCTGCTCGACGGGCAGGGCGCTGATGAGTTGCTGGCAGGGTACCGACCATATGCCCGCTATCTGGGCGATCTGTTGCGCCATGGGCGTGGTACGACGTTTGCCAGGGAGATGCTGCTGATCAGCGCGCGCAGCGGTCAATCTGTGCTTCCACTCTTGCGGAATGCGCTGATCTTTACCCTGCCTGCGCCCGCCATCGAACTGGCGTATGCCGGACGGCAGATGCTGCGCGCGCCGTCTCCCGTGGTACGCGCCGACTTTGCGGCTGCGTGCCGTCGCGCTGCGCTGGCGGATATTCCATCGTGGTGCGAACAGACATCACTGGATCGCCACCTGCGTGACGCCATTATGGAGAGCAGCCTGCCGCACCTGCTGCGCTACGAAGACCGTAATTCGATGGCGTTCAGTATCGAGTCGCGCGTTCCATTCCTTGATCACCGACTGGTCGAGTTCGTCTTTCAGCAGGCGCCACATCTGCGCATCCGCCACGGATGGACGAAATGGGTCCACCGGCAGGCAATGGACGGGTTGCTCCCCGACGCCATTGCCTGGCGCAGCGACAAGGTTGGTTTCGAGACGCCGGAAGTCGCTTGGCAACGCGACCTGCTGGCAGCACGACCCGATCTGTTCGCCGATGGCGCTGCCTGTGGCGTGTATCTCGATCTGCCGGCCGTGCGTCGGGCTGTGGAGGAGTGGTGCGCACGCGGTGGCGACACGCGCCGGGTATGGCGTTGGATCAGCCTGGAGATATGGTTGCGGGTGTGGGGACGTTGA
- a CDS encoding glycosyltransferase has protein sequence MAAFYVLELWYWLQRLYRQAFEQLRQIRADLVFANDWSALPLGWRLAARWNTPMILDLHEYAPLEWEEQWKWRLFAAPMTVYFLRHYAVHAAATLTVAPEIAQRYGEEFGFLPTVVLNAPEYVALEDHAVDPHTVRLIHHGGALRARNLELMIDTIRLCDRRYHLSFMLVGDEGYIRRLHAYADRVAPGRVTFLDPVAPDQIVPKIASFDIGIFLLQPTNYNYSIALPNKLFDFIHAGLAVCVGPSPGMAAFVREWRCGVVAPSFDPAEVAATLNRLGVDEIRAMRQAARVAAAAINASTEMTKVVELCNRLLRRAQAAR, from the coding sequence GTGGCAGCCTTCTACGTGTTAGAACTCTGGTACTGGCTGCAACGTCTTTATCGCCAGGCATTCGAGCAGTTGCGGCAGATCCGCGCGGACCTGGTCTTTGCCAACGATTGGTCGGCGCTGCCGCTAGGATGGCGACTGGCGGCCCGCTGGAATACGCCAATGATCCTCGACCTGCACGAGTATGCGCCGCTCGAATGGGAAGAACAGTGGAAATGGCGGTTATTCGCCGCGCCGATGACCGTCTACTTTCTGCGTCACTACGCGGTTCACGCCGCTGCAACGCTGACCGTCGCGCCGGAGATTGCACAACGGTACGGCGAGGAGTTCGGGTTCCTGCCCACGGTCGTGTTGAATGCGCCGGAGTATGTCGCGCTTGAGGATCACGCGGTCGATCCCCACACCGTGCGCCTGATCCACCATGGCGGCGCTCTTCGCGCCCGCAATCTGGAGCTCATGATCGATACTATCCGGCTCTGTGATCGGCGCTACCATCTCTCGTTCATGCTCGTCGGCGATGAGGGGTACATTCGACGCCTGCACGCCTATGCCGACCGCGTCGCGCCAGGGCGGGTCACGTTTCTCGACCCCGTCGCACCCGATCAGATTGTGCCAAAGATTGCATCGTTTGATATAGGAATCTTTTTGCTTCAACCAACAAACTACAACTATAGCATCGCGCTGCCCAACAAACTGTTCGATTTCATCCACGCCGGTCTGGCGGTCTGTGTCGGTCCGTCCCCCGGTATGGCGGCATTTGTCCGCGAGTGGCGGTGCGGTGTGGTCGCGCCGTCGTTCGATCCGGCGGAGGTCGCTGCGACATTGAACCGCCTTGGGGTCGATGAGATCCGGGCGATGCGCCAGGCTGCGCGCGTCGCTGCCGCCGCGATCAATGCGTCCACCGAAATGACGAAGGTTGTGGAATTGTGCAACCGGTTACTCCGGCGCGCGCAGGCGGCGAGGTGA
- a CDS encoding polysaccharide deacetylase family protein — MDCESKSPSATTYAQRHIDCVLGIRGIRLDASLEYTIFREISRLPEAETKVRDQWGNWEWTFSDAQREGKLYRPWLDEPLAELRHRLMQEHPEWPWEPLWPDGHSFALCLTHDVDIISQYPTFGSLFRNFSRIYRCDERRLELVYQLTGTLFLIRPFRSAKDPLWHYEDWLKLEDRFRFRSTFFFFPYRLIKPASVDANYHPNEKIVFAERAMTVGQMMQVIHHSGWEIGLHGSYHSATEPNILKYERQQIESILNDNIVSVRQHWLHYDVHQTPRLQLEAGLRCDSTQGFNRSIGFRAGTSFPYWCWDHSTKSELSILEIPQHIMDGALFTTNALEYDVELAVLHCIQLMDRVAQVGGCLTLSWHPNYLNDEKWWFVYQTLLEEGKRRNAWGCTAGQLYAWWTQREKRLQWAPLSAKDASLL; from the coding sequence ATGGACTGCGAATCAAAGTCTCCTTCCGCTACGACCTATGCACAACGCCATATCGACTGCGTCCTCGGAATTCGCGGGATTCGGCTTGACGCTTCACTTGAGTACACTATCTTTCGAGAAATTTCCCGCTTGCCCGAAGCTGAGACAAAAGTTCGCGATCAGTGGGGTAATTGGGAGTGGACCTTCTCAGATGCACAGCGCGAAGGAAAACTGTATCGGCCCTGGCTAGATGAACCGCTGGCTGAACTACGACACCGTCTCATGCAAGAACACCCTGAATGGCCGTGGGAACCGCTTTGGCCTGATGGACACTCTTTTGCGCTTTGTCTGACCCATGATGTAGATATTATTTCTCAGTATCCTACATTTGGTTCCTTGTTTAGAAATTTTTCTCGAATATATCGATGTGATGAAAGAAGATTGGAACTTGTGTATCAATTGACAGGTACCCTCTTTTTGATAAGGCCATTTCGTAGTGCTAAGGATCCTCTCTGGCACTACGAAGACTGGTTAAAACTTGAGGATCGATTTAGGTTTCGTTCAACGTTTTTTTTCTTTCCTTATCGCCTTATTAAGCCGGCATCCGTAGATGCGAACTATCATCCCAACGAAAAAATTGTTTTTGCGGAACGAGCAATGACTGTAGGACAGATGATGCAAGTTATCCACCACTCTGGATGGGAAATAGGGCTTCATGGGAGCTACCACTCGGCTACTGAACCTAACATTCTAAAGTACGAGCGTCAACAGATTGAGTCGATCCTCAATGACAACATTGTTAGTGTAAGACAACACTGGCTCCACTATGATGTGCATCAAACACCACGCTTACAGTTAGAGGCAGGGCTGCGCTGTGACTCTACCCAAGGATTCAACCGATCTATTGGTTTTCGCGCAGGTACGTCCTTTCCGTACTGGTGTTGGGATCATTCAACAAAATCCGAACTTTCAATCCTCGAAATACCTCAACATATTATGGACGGCGCTCTTTTCACAACAAACGCTTTGGAATATGATGTTGAACTGGCAGTGCTTCATTGCATTCAGTTAATGGATCGTGTTGCTCAAGTAGGTGGTTGTTTGACACTAAGCTGGCATCCTAACTATCTCAATGATGAGAAGTGGTGGTTCGTCTATCAGACTCTCCTTGAAGAAGGGAAGCGGCGAAACGCTTGGGGATGCACAGCAGGTCAACTTTACGCATGGTGGACCCAACGTGAGAAGCGTCTTCAGTGGGCGCCATTGTCTGCGAAGGATGCATCCCTTCTGTGA
- a CDS encoding GNAT family N-acetyltransferase, with protein MWIFHQAWWLDAVAPNSWGEITVEQGGKIQARLPYVIKQKYGLKIITMPPLTPFLGPWIRNAKGKYVNRLSVEKELIGELFERIPQFDLFLQNFHHSVTNWQPLYWKEFQQTTHYTYLIPDLTNLDKVWENLKESARREIRKATYRFNLMVRTDLNIDDFLDLHIRTFRRQGKELPYPVSLVQRLDETCLKYNTRKIFIAEDVQGRRHAGVYIVWDEDSAYYLMGGGDPELRSSGATSLCMWEAIKFASTVTKSFDFEGSMIEPIERFFRSFGAYQTPYFQVMKYNSLPLKIYADVRSWTKILLRRKS; from the coding sequence ATGTGGATATTCCACCAGGCTTGGTGGCTAGATGCAGTAGCACCAAATTCATGGGGTGAAATAACCGTTGAACAAGGAGGAAAGATACAAGCACGGCTTCCATATGTCATTAAGCAAAAGTATGGCCTAAAGATTATTACCATGCCCCCATTGACTCCATTTTTGGGTCCTTGGATACGAAACGCTAAAGGAAAGTATGTAAACCGGCTTTCGGTTGAAAAAGAACTAATAGGCGAGTTATTTGAGCGTATTCCGCAATTTGACCTATTTCTTCAGAATTTCCATCATTCAGTTACAAATTGGCAACCACTGTACTGGAAAGAATTTCAACAAACAACACACTACACGTATCTCATTCCTGATCTTACTAATCTGGACAAGGTCTGGGAAAACTTAAAAGAGAGCGCAAGGCGTGAGATTCGCAAGGCTACCTATCGCTTTAACTTGATGGTGCGCACAGATCTGAACATTGATGATTTTCTTGATCTTCATATTCGAACATTCCGTCGTCAAGGAAAGGAACTTCCCTATCCAGTTTCGCTAGTACAGCGATTAGATGAAACCTGCCTAAAATACAATACTCGAAAGATTTTCATTGCTGAAGATGTCCAGGGACGAAGACATGCCGGTGTTTACATTGTTTGGGATGAGGATAGCGCATACTATTTGATGGGAGGTGGTGATCCTGAACTACGTAGCAGTGGTGCTACGAGCTTGTGTATGTGGGAAGCTATAAAGTTTGCTTCTACTGTAACTAAGAGTTTTGATTTTGAGGGTTCTATGATAGAGCCAATTGAGAGATTCTTTCGATCATTTGGTGCCTATCAAACTCCATATTTTCAAGTAATGAAGTACAACTCACTACCCCTAAAAATATACGCTGATGTTCGTTCGTGGACAAAAATTTTGCTTAGACGAAAATCCTGA
- a CDS encoding class I SAM-dependent methyltransferase: MINPKRWKSFWDVQVTPLHYGDTEEWYRKFAEEINALIDTAGYAGGPVLESGCGNGALFKYLLINKSEYVGVDFSKRMLQIFRSRFSDVNLICADAAVFYVNRHFELIFSNGVVQYFNHAMIQRYVHNSFHMLKKGGVLLIANVPWKDLRSGYVSGTLYQEPVVDSRHRFTRNLLSLLKGDGLGYWYNPQDFFGFSRLGFRVTLFGSLYHPYRFSISLKKEF; encoded by the coding sequence ATGATAAATCCGAAGAGATGGAAGTCTTTTTGGGATGTTCAGGTAACGCCTCTCCATTATGGTGATACAGAGGAGTGGTATCGAAAGTTTGCCGAAGAGATTAATGCTTTGATCGATACAGCAGGATATGCGGGAGGACCAGTTTTGGAAAGTGGTTGCGGTAATGGAGCGCTTTTTAAGTATCTTCTCATTAACAAATCCGAGTATGTCGGAGTAGACTTTTCGAAACGAATGCTTCAGATATTTCGATCTAGGTTTTCAGATGTCAACTTGATATGCGCTGATGCAGCTGTTTTTTATGTTAATCGTCACTTTGAACTTATATTTAGTAACGGGGTAGTCCAGTATTTTAACCACGCTATGATTCAGAGGTATGTGCATAATTCCTTCCATATGTTGAAGAAAGGCGGAGTTTTGTTGATTGCGAACGTTCCTTGGAAAGATCTGAGATCAGGCTATGTTTCGGGCACCCTATACCAAGAACCAGTAGTTGACAGTAGGCATAGGTTTACTAGAAACTTACTATCTCTTCTTAAGGGTGATGGTCTCGGTTATTGGTACAATCCGCAAGATTTTTTTGGTTTTTCACGCCTAGGTTTTAGGGTAACCCTCTTTGGATCGTTATATCATCCATACAGGTTCTCAATATCCCTCAAAAAGGAGTTCTAG
- a CDS encoding glycosyltransferase family protein: MKPQQGPFCPDLKHQFAKANQRLVEMEEKYDLLHFQIDGWCVWPLLRFSVGSLLYGFEYSHSTARYSYFDLASAAAVDLYKILTASSREVVVRAYDSNRSEKRGEKFIDIFFDDLLVHTGSYFKIEILSNPIFSEARKAALVKADMTSTLFGFIAKLLSKTISSQEIHKISREISIVLSKKEGLENFKQEYIYTVINNFIWSYRLYRWLFRKIRPRYLLIVNPYGDHAVVAAARSMDVEVIEFQHGYIVPWHVGYSWPKYARNYKKHMPIPDKIFLYGEYWRQFLITDGFWDESELIVVGSLRMDYHRQTNLSRPKGTVRLLWTTQPIAVDKSIDFMVKFLEEYTGTTPLEIYIKLHPGETSKAKYEDAFKSFKFVKVLNSTEMPSVFDILRSSHIHVSLSSTCHFEALALGIPTVVLPVEGHEHVTPLKEFSGAFLAENPRDLVEIINNLENITISSSTSHLLFANDSLNNIKKEIGL; encoded by the coding sequence GTGAAACCACAACAGGGTCCGTTTTGTCCGGATCTTAAGCACCAATTTGCAAAGGCCAACCAAAGGCTCGTTGAGATGGAGGAAAAATATGATCTATTGCACTTTCAAATAGATGGATGGTGCGTCTGGCCGTTATTGAGATTCTCAGTTGGTAGTTTACTCTACGGTTTTGAGTATTCACATAGTACGGCTAGATATAGTTACTTTGACTTGGCATCCGCAGCAGCTGTCGATTTGTATAAGATATTGACAGCAAGCAGTAGAGAGGTGGTAGTTAGAGCATATGACTCAAACCGCTCCGAAAAAAGGGGAGAGAAGTTCATAGATATCTTTTTTGACGACCTTTTGGTTCATACAGGAAGTTACTTCAAAATCGAGATTTTATCTAACCCCATATTCTCAGAAGCGAGGAAAGCGGCATTGGTTAAGGCTGATATGACTTCAACACTCTTCGGTTTTATAGCAAAATTACTTTCAAAAACCATTTCTTCGCAAGAGATACATAAGATATCCAGAGAAATATCGATAGTCCTCTCAAAAAAAGAAGGTTTAGAGAATTTCAAGCAAGAATATATATATACAGTGATTAATAATTTTATCTGGTCGTATAGGTTGTATAGATGGTTATTTCGGAAGATACGACCAAGATACCTGCTTATTGTAAATCCGTATGGCGACCACGCGGTTGTCGCTGCTGCGAGATCAATGGATGTCGAAGTTATAGAGTTTCAACATGGTTATATTGTGCCCTGGCATGTCGGATATTCTTGGCCAAAATATGCAAGAAACTACAAAAAGCATATGCCTATTCCAGATAAAATATTTTTGTACGGCGAATACTGGCGTCAGTTCCTAATTACCGATGGTTTCTGGGATGAGTCTGAGTTGATCGTCGTGGGAAGCCTACGCATGGATTATCATCGTCAAACCAATCTATCTCGTCCAAAAGGCACCGTACGCCTCCTATGGACAACACAACCGATCGCTGTAGATAAATCTATAGATTTTATGGTTAAATTCCTTGAAGAGTATACTGGAACTACTCCTCTCGAGATTTATATCAAGCTACATCCAGGAGAAACTAGCAAAGCAAAGTATGAAGATGCTTTTAAGTCCTTCAAATTTGTAAAAGTATTAAACAGTACAGAAATGCCATCCGTATTTGATATTTTGCGGTCGTCGCATATACATGTAAGTCTTTCCTCCACTTGTCACTTTGAAGCACTTGCTTTGGGTATTCCAACCGTTGTTCTTCCTGTGGAGGGTCATGAACACGTTACGCCTCTCAAGGAGTTTTCGGGTGCTTTTCTTGCCGAAAACCCTCGAGATTTAGTAGAAATAATAAATAATCTCGAAAACATAACAATTTCTTCCAGTACAAGTCACTTACTTTTCGCCAATGATTCATTGAATAATATTAAAAAGGAGATCGGTCTATGA
- a CDS encoding IS701 family transposase: MRNLPRAIIPVLRKFELLFSERVWEWAKILLIGAILAPGKRTVTSALRVMGLSDDAQFQNCHRVLNRAVWSPYAASRILLRLLVDAFVPSDTAIVLGLDDHIERRRGAKIKAKGIYRDPVRSSRSFFVKTSGLRWLCLMLLAPIPWAQRVWALPFLTVLAPSERCHQELGKRHKQLTDWARQIIFQVRQWLPERVLVVVADSSYAALELLAACQGLPNPVTVVTRLRLDAALYDTAYVHPAGRPGRPRKKGARQPTLEQRRSDPTTDWQHTSVRWYGGTTRTVRLASATAVWYHSGLPPVSIRWVLITDPDGKFEAQALLSTNPAATPKESVEWFVMRWQVEVTFEEARAHLGIETQRQWSDLAILRTTPVLLGLFSLVTLFAHHLLQAGELPVRQAAWYTKALPTFSDTLAFVRKQLWPVTISWMSPAEADMVKIPKSLLVRLTDALAYAA, translated from the coding sequence ATGCGCAACCTGCCACGAGCGATTATACCGGTCCTCCGCAAGTTCGAGTTGCTGTTTAGCGAGCGTGTATGGGAATGGGCGAAGATACTGCTCATCGGCGCCATCCTGGCCCCCGGCAAGCGCACGGTCACTTCGGCGCTGCGGGTGATGGGGCTGAGCGACGATGCGCAATTCCAGAACTGCCATCGCGTCCTCAACCGCGCCGTCTGGTCGCCCTACGCCGCCAGCCGCATCCTGCTGCGCCTGCTCGTCGACGCCTTCGTTCCGTCCGATACGGCTATCGTGCTCGGCCTCGACGACCATATCGAGCGCCGGCGCGGGGCCAAGATCAAGGCCAAGGGGATCTACCGCGACCCTGTCCGCTCGTCGCGCTCGTTCTTCGTCAAGACCAGCGGCCTGCGCTGGTTGTGTCTGATGCTGCTCGCCCCCATCCCTTGGGCCCAGCGTGTTTGGGCCTTGCCCTTTCTGACCGTCCTGGCGCCCTCCGAGCGCTGCCATCAGGAGCTCGGCAAGCGCCACAAACAGCTCACCGACTGGGCGCGTCAGATCATCTTCCAAGTCCGTCAGTGGCTGCCCGAGCGCGTGCTGGTCGTTGTGGCCGACAGCAGCTACGCCGCGCTCGAACTGCTTGCCGCCTGCCAGGGCTTGCCCAACCCCGTTACCGTGGTCACGCGCTTGCGCTTGGATGCGGCCTTGTACGACACGGCGTACGTGCACCCAGCAGGGCGACCCGGTCGGCCGCGCAAGAAAGGCGCACGGCAGCCGACCCTGGAGCAGCGGCGCAGCGACCCGACCACAGACTGGCAGCACACGAGCGTGCGTTGGTATGGCGGAACGACGCGAACGGTGCGGCTGGCATCGGCAACGGCGGTCTGGTATCACAGTGGCTTGCCGCCGGTGAGCATTCGCTGGGTGCTCATTACCGACCCCGATGGGAAGTTTGAGGCCCAGGCGCTGCTGAGCACGAACCCGGCGGCTACCCCCAAGGAGAGTGTGGAGTGGTTCGTGATGCGCTGGCAGGTGGAGGTCACGTTCGAGGAAGCGCGAGCACACTTGGGCATCGAGACCCAGCGCCAGTGGTCGGACCTGGCGATCCTGCGTACGACACCGGTGCTGTTGGGGTTGTTCTCGCTCGTGACGCTGTTCGCCCATCACCTACTCCAAGCAGGCGAGTTGCCCGTGAGGCAGGCGGCCTGGTACACCAAGGCGCTGCCGACCTTCAGCGACACACTGGCCTTCGTCCGCAAGCAGCTCTGGCCGGTCACCATTTCTTGGATGTCGCCTGCGGAAGCCGACATGGTCAAAATCCCGAAGTCGTTACTTGTTCGCCTGACTGATGCGCTCGCCTATGCTGCGTGA
- a CDS encoding transposase, which translates to MVALTSTVVHSEHSPTNLTDERQDLIRSYVEVQTETESRQRADLRAVLNGLRSKLKRGCWWGLLPRLFPPKSTVRSSLQKWVEKGTLVKINDVLRLRVWGDAEERERVETTGGVIDV; encoded by the coding sequence ATGGTAGCACTGACGAGCACCGTTGTCCACTCCGAGCACTCCCCAACCAATCTGACCGATGAGCGGCAGGATCTGATCCGCTCGTATGTCGAGGTGCAGACCGAGACCGAATCGAGGCAGCGGGCAGACTTGCGAGCAGTGCTCAACGGCTTGCGCTCCAAGCTGAAGCGCGGCTGCTGGTGGGGGTTGCTGCCGCGTTTGTTTCCGCCTAAGAGCACAGTCCGCTCCTCCTTGCAGAAGTGGGTCGAGAAAGGCACTCTGGTGAAGATAAACGACGTGTTGCGCCTGCGGGTTTGGGGTGACGCTGAGGAGCGGGAGCGCGTCGAGACGACAGGCGGTGTGATCGACGTCTAG